The sequence below is a genomic window from Paramisgurnus dabryanus chromosome 4, PD_genome_1.1, whole genome shotgun sequence.
ATTTATACTCTGTGAGCTTTACTCGGCCACATCAGCGTATAGATAACATCAGATAAGAACGTCTTTTGTCTGTATAAAAAGGCTGGCGAGGGGTAAAGTTGGACCATCTTCAGGATCACAGCAAATACATCATCATGGCCTACAACGGTACCTGGAAAGTGGACCGCAGTGAGAACTATGAGAAGTTTATGGAACAGATGGGTAAGAGCCATTCGGgagaataataatttaaatattatcAAATAGAGCAAAGTCAAATTCAGCAGATACCTGCAGTTGTGCATGATTTTTGCTTGTACGCAGGTATATACTGTAATactgtttaatgtaatgtatagtGGTCAGTTTTTATATATGACAAATATAACCATACAAGagaaagacatttttataaGGTGTGCATGTGTCAACAGGCATTAACATGGTAAAGAGGAAACTGGCTGCTCATGACAACCTGAAGATCACCCTGGAGCAAACCGGTGATAAGTTCCATGTGAAGGAAGTTAGCACTTTTCGCACAGTGGAAATAGACTTCACCCTTGGCGTCCCCTTTGAATATTCTCTGGCAGATGGCACTGAGCTCACTGTAAGCATATTTGATAAAAAATCAGGCATTTTTATTCTCTTCTCACAGAGAGAATATCGAGAACATTTGTAGTTATGCATGAGAATAACATTACCACTATATTGTAATCTATTTTGTTTTGTCTAAACTTGTCTAAACTGAgaaattaaaagtttatttattgtaCATCATACATAATCTTTGCATCCATAAATAATAAGGATATTTTGGTATTTTTAGTGAAATCTATAATTGTACTATTCATATTGGAGGGAGCCATTGAAAGTTCACACTTGTTGTAACTTACAACACCCTCTTGTCCCACCATAAGCAAACACTACACAAACCTCCTAAGCAAACAGTCACTAACTGACCAACTAGTGTTTGCTCTCATTACTGCTGCTTAATTCAAAATGAACTTGATCTCTGACATTTTGATCTAAGGGATCCTGGGTCATAGATGGTGACATGCTGAAGGGAACCTTTACTCGCAAAGACAACGGAAATGTGCTAACAACAACCAGGAAGATTATTGGTGATGAACTTGTACAGGTAAAATCTTGCTACCTACTGTATAAACATTATGTTAACATACTAGCTATACTAGCACAGAGTGCAAAAGAGTACAAGGAAAACAATATTAGATCTACTGATGCCAAATTGTTTTATTCTTCCACAGACATATAACTATGAAGGTGTTGATGCCAAGAGGATTTTCAAAAGGGCTTAAAACGTCATGAGCGTATACACAACACAAAATCAACTGTAGTTGGACGATTCAAAACTGTTTAGTGTTAACTATGAGTATTTTGCTGGAACTGGCAGcctaatgtttaatgtttacaaAGTAAGATAAAAAAAGGTGTGTGCATGAAAATCATGTCTCGTTTGCACTAAGTTTTGATATTCAAAACCATTTTTACGTCCTTTTGTGAACTCTGTTTTCAGTTATATGCTGCATGTTGAGTTCATGCTCATATTCtggattaaataaataataaaaagaaatgcaTCATGACAGCGCATCACTCTCATAAATAAATCACATCAATGCTGAAACATTTGAAGTTTATTAAAcaaagaataaaaataaatgcatagaCATCTCCAAAAATATATAGTGGGTATCATTTTACACTCTTATTTATTTTGAATCATCATGTCAATATTTAGCATGAAAAATTGCAGGAAGGCACTCCACAAACAACCTCTAGGGAGTATTTACAAAGGTCCATTTGCAGTGAAATTAAAGCCATAGACACAATTACTATGCTTGTCTTTAGGACTTAGTCTTTAAGACtagaactttttttaaatattacctGTCATAATTTAGTAAAAGATATTTAATAAATTCAATATTAAGCATAAAATGGTCATTCATGATTACAAGCACATACTGTTTCAAGCCAAAGTGCATACTGCCCTCCAGTGGATGGCTCTTTTAAGAGTCTCGAGCGTCACAATTTACAGGTAGAGGGTACAAATGGACAAGTCTGCCTTACATTGCCGGCACTGTCTCCACAATTACATTGTAATCACATTTGAAAAACAATCTCTATTTAGTCAACTTCTTTGGCAGTTCCTCTGGATTACTTCTCACTGGTTTATCAGGACCTAATAAAAAAAGACTTGTTATACTGTATGTAGGCTATTCCTTGTGCATTTTAATTAATAGTACCAGTCAGACATTTGGCAATGTGGAATAATCTATGTGGTGAAACTGCATAATgtttaatgcactgtgaacttcCTGTACTGTTGGGGCACTAGGGGGCATAGTTGGGAGAGATAAATAAAAACCACATGTTGATACCCGGAGAgctggtgtgtatgtgtgttctaACTGAGCTACTAAAAGTAGATAATACGACAtggtgtcagaagtgggatcTTCTAGGTAGTTTGCGGAAGAAGTTTGCTTCGGGCAGGTGAAGTTTATTAGTGTCGTCAGGTCGCAAGCATGGATCAAGCGGCAAGAGAACGACGCGCTCCAGGTGATGCAGCTGCCGGGGGCAGAGAGCCGCCCGCGCCGGGCCCGTGTGCTACGTTTAGCATCCAGCCACCGGAGCCATTTAACTTCTCCAAACCCCAGGAATGGGAAAGATGGATTCGACGATTCGAACGTTTCCGTCAGGCCAGTAATCTTCACACTTCTTCGCAAGACAACCAGATAAACACACTAATGTACTGCATGGGCGATGAAGCGGACGACATCTTAAAAGGGCTTAACTTGACGGCCGAAAACATGCAGAGTTACGACGCTGTGAAGGAGGGTTTTCACGCGTTTTTCGTCGTCAAGAAAAATGTGATCTACGAAAGAGCACGTTTTAACATGCGGAAACAGGGTGAAAATGAACCTGTTGACACTTTCGTGACTGCACTTTACTCTTTGGCTGAGCACTGCAAATATGGGCCATTACACGACGAGCTCATCAGAGACAGGTTAGTCGTTGGTTTAAATGATATACGTCTGTCTGAACGGATGCAGTTAGATAAGGATCTAACGCTGGAAAAAGCGATTGATATGGCAAGACAGAGCGAAGCTGTGAAGCAGCAGCAAAGTAACCTGCGTGGTGAATGTGTTACTAGCAAAGCATCGGGCTCTGTAGATAGAGtcataaacaaaaacaagacatttcaAAGCAGGCAGAAAGTAAAGAGTTACCACGGCGCAAATGAGAAATATAAACAGTCTCAGTCAAGATGTCACAAGTGTGGGAAAAGCCCATctcatccaaaaacacactgcCCTGCAAATTCAGTGTTTTGTCACGCCTGTGGGAAAAAGGGGCATTATCAAAAAGTGTGTGCTTCATCCAGAAAGGTAAATGAGATTCAAGAGAAAGACGATGACATATTTTTAGGCACTGTGATGGCTGAGGGGGATCCCTGGCTAGTGGATATAATAATTAAAGACTGTGAAATACAGTTCAAAATTGACACAGGTGCCGATGTCACTGTTATGCCTGACCatatttttcacagaatattTAAAGATGGCAAGAAACCAGCTCTTCTGAAAGTGACAAAACCTCTGCTGGGACCTGGATGTGCACCTCTCAGCGTCGTTGGGGTATCCAACATACGCCTTCAGAAAGGTGAAAAGCATACATTAGAGGAAGTGTATGTTGTTAAGAGCTTACACTCGCCACTACTAGGAAGGCCAGCTATAACCAAGCTGGGTCTTGTTACGCGTGTTGATGGCCTAAGTATGGATACGCTGCACAATAATTATCCAAAACTGTGCAGTGGCCTTGGCATGTTACAGCGGCCATACACCATTAAACTGAGCCCGGGAGCAGTACCATTCTCCCTTAAAACACCACGACGCATTCCTCTACCGCTCATGCCGAAAGTTAAAAATGAACTGCAACGCATGGAGAAGATGGGGGTTATAAGTAGGGTGGAAGAACCCACACAGTGGTGTGCAGGCATTGTTGTTGTGCCGAAAAAGTCTGGAGACCCGAGAATctgtgttgatttaacaaagcTCAATGAATCAGTGCAAAGGGAAAAATTCATTCTACCATCCGTGGAACAGACCCTCGGACTACTGGCAGGAGCTAGACTTTTTAGCAAGCTTGATGCTAATATGGGGTTTTGGCAAATCCCTCTAGCTGAAGAGTCGGCTAAGCTAACGACCTTCATCACCCCGTTTGGACGGTACTTCTTCAACCGTCTACCCTTCGGTATCGCATCAGCGCCGGAACACTTCCAAAATCGCATGGTTACCGAAGTCACTGAGGGCCTAGATGGGGTGGTCTGCCATATGGATGACATACTAGTGTGGGGGCGCTCTCAGGAAGAGCACGACACGCGCCTTCATGCTGTGCTTCAGAAGATGGAACAGGCTGGTATTACCCTCAATGTAGACAAATGTTCCCTGTCACAAAAGAAAGTCAAGTTTCTCGGACACATTATTTCGGACTTTGGGGTACAGCCCGACCCAGCTAAGACAGCAGCGGTCCAAGAAATGCCAGAGCCAACTACTGTCACCGAGCTAAGGAGTTTCTTAGGTATGGTAAATCAGCTGGGAAAATTCATCCCACACCTAGCGGAAAAAGACAAACCTCTCAGGGATCTCCTGTCGAAAAGAAACTGTTGGGTCTGGGGGGAAGCTCAGGCCACAGCTTTCAGAGAGCTAAAAGAAAACTTGACATCTACACCAGTGCTGGCCTTGTATGATGCAAACAAGCCAATCAAAGTTTCCGCGGACGCATCATCGTACGGATTGGGTGCTGTCCTGCTGCAACAGGAAAACAATGATTGGAGACCCGTCGCCTATGCATCACGGTCCCTTACTCCTGTTGAGCAAAGATATGCACAGGTAGAAAAAGAAGCCCTGGGGCTGACCTGGGCATGTGAGAGATTTCGTGACTTTTTGATTGGACAATATTTTGAGATGGAAACAGATCATAAACCCCTGTTGAGTCTCTTAGGGGCCCAAGAACTGGACATTTTACCTCCCCGTATCCAACGTTTTCGCATGAGACTGATGCGTTACTCATACAAAATCTCTCATGTTCCAGGAAAGAGCCTCTGGACTGCAGATGTGTTGTCACGCGCTCCGCTGCCTGCTAGCAAAGACAACACTAATGAGGAGCTTATGGAAAGCACAAACATCTACGTGGACAACATCGTAGAACACTTACCCGCCAGTCAGTCATTCCTAGACAACCTAAGAGAACACCTTAAAACCGACAGCGTGTGCTCAAATGTTATGAGAATGTGTCAAGATGGGTGGCCTGAGAGTAGTCGGTGTACAGGACCTGAAAAACTCTATTGGTCTGAACGAGCTTACCTGTCAGTACACGACGGCCTTCTTTTGAAAGGTACCAGACTTGTTATTCCTTCTGTAATGAGAAACGATGTCCTCGCTAGGTTGCATGAAGGGCACCAAGGTGTAGCTAAATGCAGGGAACGTGCGCGTCAAAGTGTGTGGTGGCCAGGACTGAGTCAGCAATTAAATGAGCTAGTTCTGAAATGTCATGCTTGTATCAAAGAGCGCATCAACCATACCGAGCCATTGATTCCAACAAACCTACCTGAGAGGCCCTGGCAAAAGTTAGGAACGGATCTGTTTGTCCTGAAAGGGAAAACATATCTTTTAGTTGTGGACTATTATTCACGGTATGTTGAGGTGGCAAATCTTTCACTTACCAGCTCTGCAGACATCACCACACACCTGAAATCTATCTTCGCACGCCACGGCATCCCAGAAACCTTAATTAGCGATAATGGTCCACAGTTCTCATCCAGTACCTTTTCTGATTTTGCAACAAGCTATGGATTCAAACACGTCACCAGCAGTCCAAAGCATCCGCGCAGCAATGGAGAGGCGGAGCGTGCTGTACAGACGGTAAAGAACCTCCTTAAAAAAGCACAAGATCCTTATCTTGCATTGTTGTCATACAGATCAACTCCTCTTCAGAATGGGTACAGCCCAGCTCAGATGCTCATGGGACGCCGTCTTCGCACTACAGTGCCAATCCTTCCAAAGTTGCTGGACCCTGAGACGCCTGATAGTGTCACTATTAgtggtagagagagagaaaaaagatGTACAGACATGAGACATTTCAATAAACGCCATCGTGTACATGATCTAAGCAACCTCTCGCCAGGTGAGCAGGTGTGGGTCACAGACCAAAAGGTGTCTGGAACTGTGGTGGAAAAACATCATACACCACGGTCTTACCAAGTGGATGTTCCCCATGCAACAATTCGTAGAAACCGTCATCTCCTCATTCCTATGGATGTAAAGAAGGGTGATTGTGACACCCTGATTGATTCACAGGTGACTGAGAACAATGCTGTGCCACAAACAGCGCTTACACCTAACACATCTCCTGTTTGTTCAAAAGGATCAGTAATGAAAACCAGATCTGGGAGGCCAGTCATAAAACCTAAAAGGCTAAATTTATAGTTATTCTGGGTTTATAGAGTTTTATACAGTGTTCACAGTTTTTCAGAATGGTTACATTTACTACAAAGATAACTGTAGATTTATGTGTTACATGTGTTTACAGTGTTGGTAACCTGAAATATTTTGTTTGCAGGAAATGTTATATATATGTACAAGATACTGTTTTCAATTCATTGTTGAATCGTACCCCGAGTATATGTTGCTAACAGTAAGATGTCAATGCAATGATTGTTTTCTTCTTTGTTAAAAAGGGAGATGTGGAATAATCTATGTGGTGAAACTGCATAATgtttaatgcactgtgaacttcCTGTACTGTTGGGGCACTAGGGGGCATAGTTGGGAGAGATAAATAAAAACCACATGTTGATACCCGGAGAgctggtgtgtatgtgtgttctaACTGAGCTACTAAAAGTAGATAATACGACAGGCAACACCTTTTATTTAATCTTTTATTACTAGGCTAAAGGTCAAAGCACCTTTTTATGAACTATGAAATGTTCATCAATGTTGTAAATGTCTCTCCTCAACATGTTTTATCATCTAAGAGACTGCTATAAACTTAAAACAGATAAAGAACTACTCTATATTGTACAAGAAGCATAGTTTGACATTTCATCAGTTATCCCAATTATTTTTTAAGGGTCGCTGGCTTGTGCAAAGATGAAAGGGCTCATTCATCACGGGGTCCATCACAGCCCCCTGTGCAACTACTCCACCCATGGTCTGACTTTTGCGTAGTACTGTAGATAAAGGTTTTATGTATAACTTACTATACAGTTAGATAGTAAATCATCACGTATCACAgttcatttttttgttgttttttgtttgtatgtttatatttagaCTATTTAGATATTAAGTATAAACCAGATAACTTACCATAACCTTCACAAATATCCATGTTCATCCAGTCCCTTTGAAGCGACAGGGTGCCATTTAGCAGCAGgcttattgttgctattgcctGTAAAGGTAAGTTTAGCTTATTTACTCAGTATATACTTTTTATGCACAACTTACAGTATATTATCTGCCACTATGACGGGCCATGCGGCTAGTAAATCATACTTCACTTATGAATACATATATAAAAGCATGCATACACAAATACTTATAAACACTCGCATATACATGTATACTATTGGATGTTTAAGAAAATACCTATAAAAATATGTTGGTATACTACTGGGAAATTTATAACAATACATCTAACAAGTTAGTAATGCATACATATACATTTGTGAATAACTTGcatatacatgcatatacatgtaaactgcacacatacacatataaacACTTGCATATACATATAAATTTGAAGCACGCATACACATTTAAACACTtgcatacatacatataaactCTGTCCATGCATAAACACCTATTAAACActcaaacatatatatataaacttgaagcacacatacacatattaaACACTTGCACATACATATTAACTCTCTCCTTGCATAAACACCCATTAAACACTCGCACATATATATAAACTTTCAGTTTAAAAGGAAGTTGTTTTTAGTATAAACAAAAGGCATTTCAATATAAACGGAAGGCATTTCAGTATAAAAGTCTCAATGGAGGGGAGGAGCTTAAGTGACCACAGCAACCATGGAGCAAGCTGTGCACAGCTAATATTTGATGTAACGTAACTTGAAGTAAATAACAATACACCTGAACTTTTATACGTAAGCAGCACTACTTtaactatttgaaaataaagACCAGGACCCAACCCACACTCGCATATTGTGCTGTTATTAGAAACCTTATCTGTTTCCAGACAGATCATTAACACAAACAAGGACAggaccatttaaaaaagcagcTGCCATGTACAGAATCAGAAAGTCAACACAGTCTTGGCTTTTATACCCAAAGTCCGCATGTGCCATTCTACCCTAACCTGCACTGCAAATgccatgttaatattattccaCCCACAGCTGTCAGGATCCCATCACCATCCACATCATCATTCACTCCTCCCACTCGTTCACTCTCCCCTGAGTATTAATCTTCGTCACTTGTGCCTCATCACCATGCCCCTTTAAAAACCTCACACTCCCATTCACTCATCGTCTGGTCTCGTCAGTAATGGACACACAGACTCACCGGTACTACTCACCTTCTACTTACCTGCTGAGATCCGCTGCTTGCCGTCTGAATTCCCATATCATCTACCACCTCCGTCCAAGAACCCTTCAACCGTCATCAGCATGATTACTCTCTGTTATTCGTCCAGCTAAGTGTTAACCAGAAACTCTATAACAATATACTCACCTGATATCCACCTGCTTCAGTGTTTCAACTAATAAGTTGTTAAACCTACCTTCAGTCTGCTCCCTGTCTCCAGCGTAACAGATGATCAGACCAAAGAAATGCAAACCCCCACTGAGCCTGGGCAAAGTCTGGCTTGAGGTCCATTCACAGTACAGGTGGTTCACCACTTATTCTTACCCTCATCACAGATAAATCCACCCACCATGACCGAAGAAATCCTTCACTCTGCTTGCCAACTACTACTTCTGCAAAATCCTGTGGCTTTGTCAGCTGCCACTGCTAGGCCCATGCCCCTGCAGGAACTCGGATTCCCCGGTATTAAAATCTCTGTCTAGTTTCATTCAGCACTTCAAGGAAGTCTTCGGCCAAACTGTAGCAGATCTCTCCATTCACAACCAACTCTTCAATCTACGTCAAGGAAACTCTCTGTGAGTAACTATGCACTACACTTCCGTACTCTGGCAGCATCTAGTGGCTGGAATAAGACCTCCCTGATCACAGCCTTTCGTCATGGTCTCAACCCTAATGTCTGTCAACTCATAGTAGTCTATGATGACACCATGGGTCTTGAAAACCTCATCCAGAAAACCATTTGTGTCTCTCAACGTCTATCCGCCTGTGATGATGTCACCACCGCTGCTCTTCCTCCGCCATCGACCACCTCTATGGTTCCTCTAGCACCTGAACCTATGCAAGTTGATTCTACTCACATATCCTCCTCAGAACGTCATCGTCGTATTCGACTGAAACTCTGCTTGTACTGTGGGGGTGACAAACATATTATCGCAGATTGCTCAATTCAACCTTCATGCCGGAAGTTCTGTTCAGATTCTCTCTCATGTAGAATTTTTAAATCGTACTACAGTGCATCTATATACCTCCCGTGTTTGTATTTCAGCGAAAGCCCTCATCGACACCGTATCAGCTGGGAACTTCATCTCCACGCAACTTCTACAAATATTAAATACCCACAAACAAAGTTACCACCAATACATCAGAGTTCAAACCATCCAGTTAAAACTGCTGGGGTCGAATTCGCTACTTCACCCCCACATTAACCCTCCGTATTGGATTTTTGCACGTTGAGGACGTCTCATTCATGGTGCTGGAGGAATCCACTGCAGACCTCATCCTGGGACACCCTTGGATGGCTCAAAATCAACCAACCATCAACTGGCGAACCGGTGAGGTTATTAGTTGTTATTAGCTGTTTCCAGTCCTGTTTACTTCCCATTCAGAAGTCTCTATCTCTCTGTCCTTCATTTTCCAAAACTCCCCATTGGATCCACTACCACTACCAAATATTTGTTGAATAGAAGGCATTCCAGGATGTGTTTAGCAAACAGTTGGCTACATAACTACCACCACACCGGCCATGAGACTGCGCCATCGACCTGCTACCTGGAGCCACCCTACCTAAGGGTTGTGTTTACCCCCTGTCCATCCTGAAACAGAAGGCCATGGAGGAGTATGTGGAGGAGGCCCTTCAGCAACAGTTAATTCGACCTTTTACTTCCCCTGCTGCTTCCAGCTTCTTCTTCGTGGCCAAGAAGGACGGAGGGTTGAGGCCATGCATCGATTATAGACACCTTAACTCCCAAACTGTGAAGTTTAGTTACCCCCTTTCTCTGTTCCTGGTCGCTCTGGAACAGTTGCGTTGGGGCTTGTATCTTCTCAAAGCTTGACCTGTGCAGTGCCTACAACTTGATCCGCATTCATCGAGGTGACAAGTGGAAGACTGTGTTTGTAAAACCTTGGGTCATTATGAACACCGGGTCATGCCCTTTGGACTCTCCAACTAACCGCCCGTCTTCCAGGGGTACATGAATTAAGTCTTTTGGGAATACCTCAACATGTTTGTGATAGTTTATATAGACGACATTTTCTTTACTTCACTTCTCTCTCAGAACATCAACGTCACATCCCCCTTGTCCTGGAAAAGCTGAGAAAACACCATCTATACTTGAAGTTTGAAAAGTGCAAGTTCACACCCCCAAGGTACACTTTCTTGGCTACATAATTAAACAACATGGAGTAAAGACGGACCAGAGGAAGGTGGAAACCATTCGTAACTGGCCACTACCCACTTCTGTAAAGGATCTCCAGTGATTCCTTGGATTTGCCAATTTCTATCGAAGGTTCATCAATAATTACAGTTTTATTAGTGCGCCGCTAACCTCATTCTTATAGGATCGACCTAAATCTCTGTCATTGACCTTTGAAGACATCGAAGCCTTTGATCACCTCAAAGAAGCCTTCCAGTCCGCACCAGTTCTAATCCATCCTAATCCAAATCTCCCTTTCATCGTTGAAGTCGAAGCCTCCTCCACTGATGCCGGATCGGTACTTTCCCAGCGGCAGGGAAACCCTCCCAGACTTCATCCATGTGCCGCCTTTTCCAAAAAGTTGTCCCCGGCAGAGCGGAACTATGATATAGGTAATCTGGAACTTTTCGCCATCAAGCTTGCACAAGAGAAGTGGAGGCATTGGCTGGAGGGAGCCAATCATCCATTTGAAGTTATTACCGGCCATCGCAATCTGGAATACCTTTTTGTGAGGTTAAGAGATTAAACCTGCACCAGGCCTGTTGGGAACTTTTCTACACTTGCTTCAATTTCACTGTAACCTACTGACCAGGAAGCAAGAACCTAAAAGCTGATACCCTCTCTGGTTTCCATAATTCATCTTCAGAAGACCTCCTACCTAAACCTATTCTCCTTCCAGCCATGTTCATCAGCCCGATCATTTGGGATCTCGGACGAGCAGATCACCCAGGAAAACCTTCTTCATCCCGCTCCGCCAGGAGTCCCAAGAATCTCATCTTTGTACCCGAACACCTACGTATTAAACACCTGGACTCTGCACACTCCAGGCTCTAGACATCCAGGTAGCAGGCGTACCCTCTTACTCCTCAGTCAGCATAACCAATACCCCTAGAAGACTACCCATGGGAAAACTTGTACCTCTTCCCATACCACAACGTTTGTTGTCGTAGACCAGTTCTCCAAGGGGTGTAAACTGTACCTCTGTTCCAGCTGTCGACGACTGGTTTCATCAGAGCAAGGGGGTTTGGGATTAGGCTTACATACATCTCCAACAGGTGGTGCTGAGGCATGAAGGCCACGGAGGCACGAAGACCAAGCTAACCGTCATTGCTCTGATCCACCCCAGTACTAACCTGGCCAAAAGGTTTGGCTTTCCACTCGGGACATCCGCCTCCGCCAACCCTGCCGTAAGCTGAATCCTCATTACATTGGTCCCTTAACCGTGCAGAACCAGTTGAACAAAGTCACCTACAGGCTTAACTTATCTCCACAGTACAGAATCTCACCATCATTTCATGTTTCACTCTTAAAACCCTTCACTGATCCTGTCACTCCTGTTCCCACAGATTCTGACACTGAGGTTGTGCCTCCTCTTCCCATTCCCGTCTACCGAGTCCGTAACATTATGGACTCACGGCAGCGAGGACCTTGTTTAGAGTACCTAATTGACTGGGAAGACTATGGCCCTTAGAAACATTTTGGGTACCCTGTCAGGACATCT
It includes:
- the fabp2 gene encoding fatty acid-binding protein, intestinal, coding for MAYNGTWKVDRSENYEKFMEQMGINMVKRKLAAHDNLKITLEQTGDKFHVKEVSTFRTVEIDFTLGVPFEYSLADGTELTGSWVIDGDMLKGTFTRKDNGNVLTTTRKIIGDELVQTYNYEGVDAKRIFKRA